GGATCAGGAGGTGGCCGCACTGATGAGCACGCTGTATCGGCGGGCGGCCACACCTGTCATCCAGCGGTTGCGGGCAGAATGGGATGCTGTGAAGGAGGAAGAATTACGGCGTCTTTGGCAAAAGTATCCCAACCTTGATCCGCAATTGAAAGCCGAGATCGAAAAAAGCTTCGATCGACTTGTGGCCAAGTTGCTGCATCCGCCCCTGGCATCCATTCACGAACATTCGCACGCCAGTTCTCCCCACGAGCTTCTCGACGCGCTGCGAAAATTGTTCCGACTGTCATAATCGGACCAATCTGCGGCTTGGACAGTGCTGCTTGTAATCCAAATAACACCTTTGCGGATCAATTTTGTCAGAACTCCGCACTGGAAAATGCCATATTTTTGACGGTTACCCACTCACACGGTGTGACGTCCCCCAGTTTGATCCCCCCGCGTGTGCGATCAGTGGGCTCGTGATTTGTGACGACATCTGACGCACGTAACAGTGACCCACACAGGATAGCTGGCAATGATGAGTAAACGTCGTATCAGAGTTCTCGTGGTAGACGATTCGCTGGTCATGCGGCAGTTGATCAGCGATGTGCTCTCATCCGCGCCTGACATGGAGGTGGTTGGAACGGCTCCCGACGGGCGCAGTGGGCTGCGGTTGGCGGAGGAACTTCAGCCGGACGTCATCACGCTGGATATTCAGATGCCCGGCATGGATGGTCTCAGTGTTCTGGATGCCCTTGTGTCCCGACGTCCGGTCGCGGTGATCATGGTCAGTTCGTTGACGCAGGCGGGAGCCGCCATCACTTTGGATGCCCTGGAACGAGGCGCTGTCGATTACGTCACCAAACCGAGCAGTGCCGCGGCCGCTGGGAAATCTTTTGGGGTCGAACTGGTTCGCAAGGTGCGATTTGCCGCCGCGTGCGATGTGGCAAGAATCATCAGACTTCGGCGACAACGGTTACAAGCGACGGCCATAGTGCCTTCAGCCGCAAAACTTCCTGCCGCCAAGGACGATAGCGACTGCCCGCAGCTCCGCGACGCGTGTGTGGCCATTGGGATTTCGACAGGTGGGCCACCGGCGCTGACCGCCCTGTTTCGAGATCTCAAACCGCCCATGCCTCCCATTTTTGTCGTGCAGCACATGCCGCCGCAGTTCACCAAGCCTTTTGCGTGGCGGCTCAATTCCGTGAGTGCCCTGACGGTCAAAGAGGCGGAATCCGGCGAGGTGGTCCGTCCGAACCATGCCTATGTGGCGCCGGGGGGATATCACATGGCCGTCTCCGGACGTCCGCCCGCGGTGCGGATCCGCGTTTGCGACGGTGAGCCCGTCAGTGGACATAAACCATCGGTGGACGTCATGATGAACAGCGTGGCGGAAGTCTACCGCAAGCGGGTGCTGGGGGTCATCATGACGGGGATGGGCCGGGATGGTGCCAACGGCTGTC
This is a stretch of genomic DNA from Thermogutta terrifontis. It encodes these proteins:
- a CDS encoding protein-glutamate methylesterase/protein-glutamine glutaminase; this encodes MMSKRRIRVLVVDDSLVMRQLISDVLSSAPDMEVVGTAPDGRSGLRLAEELQPDVITLDIQMPGMDGLSVLDALVSRRPVAVIMVSSLTQAGAAITLDALERGAVDYVTKPSSAAAAGKSFGVELVRKVRFAAACDVARIIRLRRQRLQATAIVPSAAKLPAAKDDSDCPQLRDACVAIGISTGGPPALTALFRDLKPPMPPIFVVQHMPPQFTKPFAWRLNSVSALTVKEAESGEVVRPNHAYVAPGGYHMAVSGRPPAVRIRVCDGEPVSGHKPSVDVMMNSVAEVYRKRVLGVIMTGMGRDGANGCRAIRRAGGYVLGQDEATSDVYGMNKVAFVEGNVDRQFSLPDGARLIMQYVEEHFLARTAGVR